From a region of the Myxococcus stipitatus genome:
- a CDS encoding GspE/PulE family protein, which translates to MAQGVSGAGGVPARSRDDFTTLFVLEALVGQGLLTPQQAQDVLARESAARARVLKSQTAAAGKDAARYDVSPVEVVAAFQVPLANGRGLLDEDRVTEAAARAAGIAYRKIDPLRLDMTLATRTVSRPYAQKHVLLPLERTQQGRLVVAVANPFDRELFESFHRLTGLVVEPVLSAKADILKSIADIYGFKKTLAAAADDFGGANVQIANFEQLVSLSGTQELEASDRPVVQAVDYLLRYAFDNRASDIHIEPKRATSVVRLRIDGVLHPVYTLPAPVHPPVVSRVKMLARIDISEKRKPQDGRIKTERDGREVELRVSTLPTAFGEKVVIRIFDPETLVQDIAQLGFEPDEKSAFESWIDQPHGLILVTGPTGSGKTTTLYSALKALAGPDVNVTTIEDPIEMVWDAFNQVQVQPKVGLDFAGALRHILRQDPDVIMVGEIRDPETAENAIQSALTGHLVLSTLHTNDAVGAVARMRDLGVPSFLLAQSLLGVMAQRLLRRVCSHCAQEATLTPDELIALQAPLPLLPGGVRILTGAGCVRCRGTGYVGRTGVFEIVTTGPELRDLIAREAPYSTLVDAARRSGMRTLREAAVRKLAQGLTAFDEVVRMTSA; encoded by the coding sequence GTGGCACAAGGAGTGAGCGGGGCGGGCGGCGTCCCGGCGCGGAGCCGAGACGACTTCACCACGCTCTTCGTCCTGGAGGCGCTCGTCGGACAGGGGTTGCTCACGCCCCAGCAGGCCCAGGACGTGCTCGCGCGGGAGTCCGCCGCGCGGGCGCGCGTCCTCAAGTCGCAGACGGCCGCGGCGGGCAAGGACGCCGCGCGCTACGACGTGTCTCCCGTGGAGGTCGTGGCCGCGTTCCAGGTGCCCCTGGCCAACGGGCGCGGCCTGCTGGACGAGGACCGCGTGACGGAGGCCGCGGCGCGCGCCGCGGGCATCGCCTACCGGAAGATCGACCCGCTCCGGCTGGACATGACGCTGGCCACGCGCACGGTGTCGCGGCCCTATGCGCAGAAGCACGTGCTGCTGCCGCTGGAGCGCACCCAGCAGGGGCGGCTGGTGGTGGCGGTGGCCAACCCGTTCGACCGGGAGCTGTTCGAGAGCTTCCACCGGCTGACGGGGCTGGTGGTGGAGCCGGTGCTGAGCGCGAAGGCGGACATCCTCAAGTCCATCGCGGACATCTACGGCTTCAAGAAGACGCTGGCGGCCGCGGCGGACGACTTCGGCGGAGCGAACGTCCAGATCGCCAACTTCGAGCAGCTCGTGTCGCTCAGCGGCACGCAGGAGCTGGAGGCGTCGGACCGGCCGGTGGTGCAGGCGGTGGACTACCTGCTGCGCTACGCCTTCGACAACCGGGCGTCCGACATCCACATCGAGCCCAAGCGCGCGACGAGCGTGGTGCGCCTGCGCATCGACGGGGTGTTGCACCCGGTGTACACGTTGCCGGCGCCGGTGCATCCGCCGGTCGTGTCGCGCGTGAAGATGCTGGCGCGCATCGACATCTCGGAGAAGCGCAAGCCGCAGGACGGCCGCATCAAGACGGAGCGCGACGGCCGCGAGGTGGAGCTGCGTGTCAGCACGCTGCCCACCGCCTTCGGCGAGAAGGTCGTCATCCGCATCTTCGACCCGGAGACGCTGGTGCAGGACATCGCCCAGCTGGGCTTCGAGCCCGACGAGAAGAGCGCCTTCGAGTCGTGGATCGACCAGCCGCACGGGCTCATCCTCGTCACCGGGCCCACGGGCAGCGGCAAGACGACGACGCTCTACTCGGCGCTCAAGGCGCTGGCGGGGCCGGACGTCAACGTCACCACCATCGAAGACCCCATCGAGATGGTGTGGGACGCCTTCAACCAGGTGCAGGTGCAGCCCAAGGTGGGGCTCGACTTCGCGGGGGCGCTGCGCCACATCCTCCGCCAGGACCCGGACGTCATCATGGTGGGCGAGATTCGAGACCCGGAGACGGCGGAGAACGCCATCCAGTCCGCGCTCACCGGCCACCTCGTCCTCTCCACGTTGCACACCAACGACGCGGTGGGCGCGGTGGCGCGCATGCGGGACCTGGGCGTGCCGTCCTTCCTGCTCGCGCAGTCCTTGCTGGGCGTCATGGCGCAGCGCCTGCTCCGGCGCGTGTGCAGCCACTGTGCGCAGGAGGCGACGTTGACGCCGGACGAGTTGATCGCGCTCCAGGCGCCCTTGCCCCTGCTGCCGGGCGGCGTGCGCATCCTCACGGGCGCGGGCTGCGTGCGCTGCCGGGGCACGGGCTACGTGGGGCGCACGGGGGTCTTCGAAATCGTCACCACGGGCCCGGAGCTGCGTGACCTGATTGCGCGCGAGGCCCCCTATTCGACGCTGGTGGACGCCGCGCGGCGCTCGGGCATGCGCACCCTGCGCGAGGCCGCCGTGCGCAAGCTGGCCCAGGGGCTCACCGCGTTCGACGAGGTGGTGCGCATGACGTCCGCGTGA
- a CDS encoding bifunctional metallophosphatase/5'-nucleotidase, translating into MRRLLLGLICALATASCMPVVEGQDYNLEGQEVRLTLLHTSDIHSRLIPYDFAPLKTDQDLGLVPEAGPFGGATRIAALLKREREKGDRVIHLDSGDCFQGAPIFNLNTGEVEFRFLSQARLDAAVVGNHEFDAGALNFTEQAKRYASFPLLAANYQWNDWRQNGSNETALETAPYTIRNIKGLRVGVIGMANISSLNSIVEGGNSLQATPLEQNEVVRAYVGLLRPVTDLIVIVSHLGLTEDQDVIQGYEAYYEYGRARSFIRREHSPWQVLEWFGPEGEENSVVRVFIPGVSGVDVILGGHLHVVLNPPQLLTDPSGRKVVLSHSGAFAKYVGRLELVVKMPEHRGEGEGGEVISQDYRAFPIDGLWCNDAMRAYRYDSSIFWEDGQFISTPAVRAAIDACKEQEDRQTTHLLQPYIIGMDMRLQLTNIFAYAPTDVARRNNSTGGDSPLGNIAADSMRKRRRVEAQMALTNSLGIRDNLYAGVVSQESMFNVFPFENTINIMYLSGKEMQEMFDFVAERSSERGCVSQAQISGAKFTMDCAQVQLNDLRIPCKKALAAADCPSENREGHAAWQCIEDETTAPGEGRCYANPGTDIQIGGKPLNPFGTYRVAVNDYIAKGGSGFNVLKRNTTRQETGISLRDSLIGYMQDFCTCDDINAGYATRGNKADGQRCGSLVNGQWVVNDRLKAACREMQDYENELDAKVGSCSCGDLLRNGFDPSHCGVAEVTTPEQARAACIAAKQVGQCTCADLASRGYNPAGCDIPGVSTVAEAQAACAESPGPYTGRCDCREVLAGTNPVCGTVTQQLRNFCTNPSATPIADAVEDGRIGRRVK; encoded by the coding sequence ATGCGTCGCCTTCTGCTCGGCCTCATCTGCGCCCTGGCCACTGCCTCGTGCATGCCAGTGGTGGAAGGCCAGGACTACAACCTCGAGGGGCAGGAGGTGCGCCTGACGCTCCTCCATACCTCTGACATCCACTCCCGCCTCATCCCCTACGACTTCGCGCCGCTGAAGACGGACCAGGACCTGGGACTCGTCCCGGAGGCCGGCCCGTTCGGTGGCGCCACCCGTATCGCGGCGCTGCTCAAGCGCGAGCGCGAGAAGGGCGACCGGGTCATCCACCTCGATTCGGGTGACTGCTTCCAGGGCGCCCCCATCTTCAACCTCAACACGGGCGAGGTGGAGTTCCGGTTCCTGTCCCAGGCCCGCCTGGACGCGGCCGTGGTGGGCAACCACGAGTTCGACGCGGGCGCGCTCAACTTCACCGAGCAGGCCAAGCGCTACGCCTCCTTCCCCCTGCTGGCCGCCAACTACCAGTGGAACGACTGGCGGCAGAACGGCAGCAACGAGACGGCGCTGGAGACCGCGCCGTACACCATCCGCAACATCAAGGGCCTGCGGGTGGGCGTCATCGGCATGGCGAACATCTCCTCGCTCAACTCCATCGTCGAGGGTGGCAACAGCCTGCAGGCCACCCCCCTGGAGCAGAACGAGGTCGTCCGCGCCTACGTGGGCCTGCTGCGCCCGGTGACGGACCTCATCGTCATCGTCAGCCACCTGGGCCTCACGGAGGACCAGGACGTCATCCAGGGCTACGAGGCCTATTACGAGTACGGCCGCGCTCGCTCCTTCATCCGCCGGGAGCACAGCCCGTGGCAGGTGCTGGAGTGGTTCGGTCCGGAGGGCGAGGAGAACTCCGTCGTCCGCGTGTTCATCCCGGGCGTCTCCGGCGTGGACGTCATCCTCGGCGGCCACCTGCACGTGGTGCTCAACCCGCCGCAGCTGCTCACCGACCCCAGCGGCCGCAAGGTCGTGCTCTCCCACTCCGGCGCCTTCGCCAAGTACGTGGGCCGGCTGGAGCTGGTCGTGAAGATGCCCGAGCACCGGGGCGAGGGCGAGGGCGGCGAGGTCATCAGCCAGGACTACCGCGCGTTCCCCATCGACGGCCTGTGGTGCAACGACGCCATGCGCGCCTACCGCTACGACTCGTCCATCTTCTGGGAGGACGGCCAGTTCATCTCCACCCCGGCGGTGCGCGCGGCCATCGACGCGTGCAAGGAGCAGGAGGACCGGCAGACCACCCACCTGCTGCAGCCCTACATCATCGGCATGGACATGCGGCTGCAGCTGACCAACATCTTCGCCTACGCGCCCACGGACGTGGCGCGCCGCAATAACTCCACGGGCGGTGACTCCCCGCTGGGCAACATCGCCGCGGACTCCATGCGCAAGCGCCGCCGCGTCGAGGCGCAGATGGCCCTCACCAACTCGCTGGGCATCCGCGACAACCTCTACGCCGGCGTCGTCTCCCAGGAGTCGATGTTCAACGTGTTCCCGTTCGAGAACACCATCAACATCATGTACCTGTCCGGCAAGGAGATGCAGGAGATGTTCGACTTCGTGGCCGAGCGCTCCAGCGAGCGCGGCTGCGTGAGCCAGGCGCAGATCTCCGGCGCGAAGTTCACCATGGACTGCGCCCAGGTGCAGCTCAACGACCTGCGCATCCCCTGCAAGAAGGCGCTCGCCGCCGCGGACTGCCCCTCGGAGAACCGCGAGGGCCACGCCGCCTGGCAGTGCATCGAGGACGAGACGACGGCCCCGGGCGAGGGCCGCTGCTACGCCAACCCGGGCACGGACATCCAGATCGGCGGCAAGCCGCTCAACCCGTTCGGCACCTACCGCGTGGCGGTCAACGACTACATCGCCAAGGGCGGCTCGGGCTTCAACGTGCTCAAGCGCAACACCACGCGCCAGGAGACGGGCATCTCGCTGCGTGACTCGCTCATCGGCTACATGCAGGACTTCTGCACCTGCGACGACATCAACGCGGGCTACGCCACGCGCGGCAACAAGGCGGACGGCCAGCGCTGCGGCAGCCTCGTCAACGGCCAGTGGGTGGTGAACGATCGCCTGAAGGCCGCCTGCCGCGAGATGCAGGACTACGAGAACGAGCTGGACGCGAAGGTGGGCAGCTGCAGCTGCGGCGACCTGCTGCGCAACGGCTTCGACCCCAGCCACTGCGGCGTGGCGGAGGTCACCACGCCGGAGCAGGCCCGGGCGGCCTGCATCGCGGCCAAGCAGGTGGGCCAGTGCACCTGCGCGGACCTGGCCTCGCGCGGCTACAACCCGGCGGGCTGCGACATCCCCGGCGTCTCCACCGTGGCGGAGGCCCAGGCGGCGTGCGCGGAGTCCCCCGGCCCGTACACCGGCCGCTGCGACTGCCGCGAGGTCCTCGCTGGGACCAACCCGGTGTGCGGCACCGTGACGCAGCAGCTGCGAAACTTCTGCACGAACCCGTCGGCGACGCCCATCGCCGACGCCGTGGAAGACGGCCGCATCGGCCGGAGGGTGAAGTGA
- a CDS encoding NUDIX hydrolase, which translates to MGQSHSSVTDIEIIEDFSATARCDEGFLRVKRLRCRNRRADGTSSPVYRVDVVDRPRLDAVAVLVYRRGAAGLEVLTRMNLRPAAYFRKEQRDAMTVPDPAAGYLRVEEIVAGLLEPEDKGEPGLRRRAAEEVREEAGYRVRPEDIQLLGGAFFLAPGILSEKVFPAAVDVTEVAQEEPEGDGSPLEEGTLLRWRPVMEVLEACRRGDIPDAKTEVALTRLLARQG; encoded by the coding sequence ATGGGCCAGAGCCATTCCAGTGTGACTGACATCGAGATCATCGAGGATTTCTCGGCGACGGCGCGGTGCGACGAGGGCTTCCTGCGAGTGAAGCGGCTGCGCTGTCGCAACCGGCGCGCGGACGGGACGTCATCACCCGTGTATCGAGTGGACGTGGTGGACCGGCCCCGGTTGGACGCGGTGGCGGTGCTCGTCTATCGACGCGGTGCGGCGGGACTGGAGGTGTTGACGCGGATGAACCTGCGGCCCGCGGCGTACTTCCGGAAGGAGCAGCGGGACGCGATGACGGTGCCGGATCCGGCGGCGGGCTACCTGCGGGTGGAGGAGATCGTCGCGGGGCTGCTGGAGCCGGAGGACAAGGGGGAGCCGGGGCTGCGGCGGCGGGCGGCGGAGGAGGTGCGGGAGGAGGCGGGGTACCGGGTGCGGCCGGAGGACATCCAGTTGTTGGGGGGGGCGTTCTTCCTGGCGCCGGGCATCCTTTCGGAGAAGGTGTTCCCGGCGGCGGTGGACGTGACGGAGGTGGCGCAGGAGGAGCCGGAGGGAGACGGCTCGCCATTGGAGGAGGGGACGCTGCTGCGCTGGCGGCCGGTCATGGAGGTGTTGGAGGCGTGCCGGCGCGGTGACATCCCCGACGCGAAGACGGAGGTCGCGCTCACGAGGTTGCTCGCCCGTCAGGGATGA
- a CDS encoding MFS transporter codes for MSSLPPWLANLLPILILLGAISLVLARLPKVELGHTDAFRRRRFFNWFPLGMTYAFLYMGRYNLNEATSAMKSHLSNADFGTIFFWGTLVYGSAFLLNGPLTDRLGGRKTILLSAAGSSAANVAMGFVVYKVLTDGWVPPGGLVVTMSVLYAVNMYFQSFGAVSIVKVNASWFHVRERGQLGGVFGILISLGVYFAYDWSRFISKAAPTYWVFFVPAAILAAFVVLDFFVIRDTPGQTGHPDFDTADASSGDTGSASVWDVFVKMVTNRTIVIILLVEFCSGFMRNVIMQWYPKFAKATGIGETFVAANWGMLLCVAGITGGMFAGVISDRVFDSRRGPVSAVLYAGMSTGAVAALFLLGSPALGWTVIFMSLCVIGVHGMLSGTASMDFGGKKNAGLAVGIIDGAVYAGTALQSILLGSILPKGELAKDPANWGNWPLAMLPLSFAGLLLATRVWNAKPQPKGQPVATPQVAAAAQAPRTGTGG; via the coding sequence ATGTCGTCGCTGCCGCCGTGGCTGGCCAACCTGTTGCCCATCCTCATCCTCCTGGGCGCCATCTCGCTCGTGCTGGCGCGGCTGCCCAAGGTGGAGCTGGGCCACACCGACGCGTTCCGGCGCCGGCGCTTCTTCAACTGGTTCCCGCTGGGGATGACGTACGCGTTCCTCTACATGGGGCGCTACAACCTCAACGAAGCCACCAGCGCGATGAAGAGCCACCTGTCCAACGCGGACTTCGGCACCATCTTCTTCTGGGGGACGCTCGTCTACGGCTCGGCCTTCCTCCTCAACGGGCCGCTGACGGACCGGCTCGGCGGGCGCAAGACCATCCTGTTGTCGGCGGCGGGGTCGTCCGCGGCCAACGTGGCCATGGGCTTCGTCGTCTACAAGGTGCTGACGGATGGCTGGGTGCCGCCCGGTGGGCTCGTGGTGACGATGTCCGTGCTCTACGCCGTCAACATGTACTTCCAGAGCTTCGGCGCGGTCTCCATCGTCAAGGTGAACGCGTCCTGGTTCCACGTGCGCGAGCGCGGCCAGCTGGGCGGCGTGTTCGGCATCCTCATCTCGCTGGGCGTCTACTTCGCCTATGACTGGAGCCGCTTCATCAGCAAGGCGGCGCCCACGTACTGGGTGTTCTTCGTTCCGGCGGCCATCCTCGCGGCCTTCGTGGTGCTGGACTTCTTCGTCATCCGCGACACGCCGGGCCAGACGGGGCACCCGGACTTCGACACGGCGGACGCGTCCAGCGGCGACACGGGCAGCGCGAGCGTCTGGGACGTGTTCGTGAAGATGGTGACCAACCGCACCATCGTCATCATCCTGCTGGTGGAGTTCTGCAGCGGCTTCATGCGCAACGTCATCATGCAGTGGTACCCCAAGTTCGCGAAGGCGACGGGCATCGGCGAGACGTTCGTCGCGGCCAACTGGGGCATGCTGCTGTGCGTGGCGGGCATCACCGGCGGCATGTTCGCCGGCGTCATCAGCGACCGCGTGTTCGACTCGCGCCGCGGGCCCGTCTCCGCGGTGCTCTACGCGGGCATGTCCACGGGCGCCGTGGCCGCGCTGTTCCTGCTCGGCAGCCCCGCGCTCGGCTGGACGGTCATCTTCATGTCCCTGTGCGTCATCGGCGTGCACGGCATGCTGTCCGGCACGGCGAGCATGGACTTCGGCGGCAAGAAGAACGCGGGGCTGGCGGTGGGCATCATCGACGGCGCCGTCTACGCGGGCACGGCGCTGCAATCCATCCTGCTGGGCTCCATCCTCCCCAAGGGCGAGCTGGCCAAGGACCCGGCCAACTGGGGCAACTGGCCCCTGGCCATGCTCCCCCTGTCCTTCGCGGGATTGTTGCTGGCCACACGGGTCTGGAACGCGAAGCCGCAGCCCAAGGGGCAGCCGGTGGCGACGCCGCAGGTCGCCGCGGCGGCGCAGGCTCCCAGGACCGGCACCGGCGGCTGA
- the pdhA gene encoding pyruvate dehydrogenase (acetyl-transferring) E1 component subunit alpha, protein MASPYSKDLLLTMYRKMYLIRRFEERAGQQYTLGKIAGFCHLYIGQEAVAVGPIEAIRTDDYMLSAYRDHGQPLARGSDAGMVMAELFGRGTGYSKGKGGSMHIFDIEHHFYGGYGIVGGQIPLAAGMAFASRYRNEDRVTVCYFGDAAANQGALHETFNIASKWKLPVIYICENNRYGMGTAISRTSAVPEIYKRASAYDMRGEPVDGMDVLKMYEAVKDAAAWCRAGKGPVLLEANTYRFRGHSMADPATYRSKSEVEEERKNDPIPKLREYTLKQGLAVDADFERIEEEVKAQVDAAVKFADESPEPSLDELWRDTIVEPGEEDVRPRERVLGVKVTNWPKYPSGQELKVTWDLEPREQADLADKKAGLSH, encoded by the coding sequence GTGGCCAGCCCGTACTCGAAGGACCTGCTGTTGACGATGTACCGGAAGATGTACCTCATCCGCCGTTTCGAGGAGCGCGCGGGCCAGCAGTACACGCTGGGGAAGATCGCCGGCTTCTGTCACCTGTACATCGGCCAGGAGGCGGTGGCGGTCGGCCCCATCGAGGCCATCCGGACGGACGACTACATGCTCAGCGCCTACCGCGACCACGGCCAGCCCCTGGCGCGCGGCAGCGACGCGGGCATGGTGATGGCGGAGCTGTTCGGCCGGGGGACCGGCTACAGCAAGGGCAAGGGCGGCTCGATGCACATCTTCGACATCGAGCACCACTTCTACGGCGGCTACGGCATCGTCGGCGGGCAGATTCCGCTGGCGGCCGGCATGGCCTTCGCCAGCCGCTACCGCAACGAGGACCGCGTGACGGTCTGCTACTTCGGCGACGCGGCGGCCAACCAGGGCGCGCTCCACGAGACGTTCAACATCGCGTCGAAGTGGAAGCTGCCGGTCATCTACATCTGCGAGAACAACCGCTACGGCATGGGCACGGCCATCTCCCGCACGTCGGCGGTGCCGGAGATCTACAAGCGCGCCAGCGCGTACGACATGCGCGGCGAGCCGGTGGACGGCATGGACGTGCTGAAGATGTACGAGGCCGTGAAGGACGCCGCCGCGTGGTGCCGCGCGGGCAAGGGCCCGGTGCTGCTGGAGGCGAACACGTACCGCTTCCGCGGCCACTCGATGGCGGACCCCGCCACCTACCGCAGCAAGAGCGAGGTGGAGGAGGAGCGCAAGAACGACCCCATCCCGAAGCTGCGCGAGTACACCCTGAAGCAGGGGCTGGCCGTGGACGCGGACTTCGAGCGCATCGAGGAGGAAGTGAAGGCGCAGGTGGACGCCGCGGTGAAGTTCGCGGACGAGTCCCCGGAGCCGAGCCTCGACGAGCTGTGGCGCGACACCATCGTCGAGCCGGGCGAGGAGGACGTGCGCCCGCGCGAGCGCGTGCTGGGTGTCAAGGTGACGAACTGGCCGAAGTACCCGAGCGGCCAGGAGCTGAAGGTGACGTGGGACCTGGAGCCCCGCGAGCAGGCCGACCTGGCCGACAAGAAGGCGGGCCTGAGCCACTAG